A region of Bradyrhizobium sp. SZCCHNS1050 DNA encodes the following proteins:
- a CDS encoding PAS domain S-box protein: MTYADLELQALSDPRLAVHAAGSLPAWLWSADGSRVLWANAAGARALGAASAAALIAKALGPADAHRRQVAQLGRRLPETGAVRLERLRGFGAPLGTLATCGCARIDLPDGTRAVLITGTDGGGRSFPLADRLKRLVETSEHALIAFTQDGQFAGISSAGRRLFGMRDLSEPDFVGIRRAALADGMAEVAFGTERAALYRIGSGNQVGLVAVPMPAPAEEIEAPGTAPIPEPTADAAPASPPPVDVAAGPAVVTSPPLPMDAMTERQTDDESPALSKAPAEFLLIDDPAEADLFKASAPQTEDHAHPADSGAADPSVGRRHPLRFSWQMDAEGRFSIGSDEFIRLIGRHSAAKLGRPWHELTASLGLDPEGRVGAAIETKETWSGIVVSWPAEGERLAVELSGLPVLTDERTHAGYRGFGVCRDLDALDRLAALRRPASTDAAATDAPDADETEPAQSDHVQAADVPPQQDNVTASSREASIAPDVHHIDGIGLETTGNVVPFRAPGESKHPVLTPVENSAFHELARQLSARLEGEIRNSAAGVASAALEPGSRVSDPSVPPQQQAPSATETATDHGAELQTEWLSPEEPPAQGDSQRDRILLDLLPTGMLIYRLDRLLYGNPAFFRQMGYADLAALEQAGGLDALYVEPGVSSASNKSEAGTPVTISAADGSSSEEVKAEARLFTITWDGDTAHALIFAPAPGTAAAVPTAADAAPMSAQASAAPAPLVVAPPPAAGHAEAEDLAAILDVTAEGILMFDAGGNIHACNRSAEALFGYDGAALVRRNLIELFAPESARLVLDDLDSVQQAGASSGLDQGREVLGKVAQGGVIPLSMAIGRTRPGGPNFFAVFRDLSQLHRGDSELLQARRVADRAANAKADMLARISHEVRAPLNAIIGFAEVMIGERFGTIGNTRYAEYMKDIRASGERVVSLIDDLLELSRIETGKLELTFTSQNLNELVENCVAVMQPQANRARIIIRTSLSQLLPPVIADTRALRQIAMNLISASISLANPGGQVIVSTALTDFGEVALRVRDTGHGLNDQEVAAALEPFRAPSASEQGPDGAGLSLSLTKALVEANRAQFHIKAAPKSGTLIEVVFPRAVARNQSTG; encoded by the coding sequence ATGACCTACGCCGATCTCGAATTGCAGGCCCTCAGCGACCCCCGGCTGGCCGTCCACGCCGCCGGCAGTCTGCCGGCCTGGCTTTGGTCGGCCGATGGCAGCCGTGTGCTGTGGGCCAATGCGGCCGGTGCGCGCGCCCTCGGCGCGGCGAGCGCAGCGGCGCTGATCGCTAAGGCGCTCGGCCCTGCCGACGCGCATCGTCGCCAGGTCGCTCAATTGGGACGGCGGCTGCCCGAGACCGGCGCCGTGCGGCTCGAACGTCTACGTGGTTTCGGCGCGCCGCTCGGCACGCTCGCGACCTGCGGCTGCGCCCGGATCGATCTGCCGGATGGCACGCGCGCGGTGCTGATCACCGGCACCGACGGGGGTGGACGTAGCTTCCCCCTGGCGGATCGCCTGAAGCGGCTCGTGGAGACGAGTGAGCATGCGCTGATCGCATTCACCCAGGACGGTCAGTTCGCCGGCATCAGTTCAGCCGGACGGCGCCTGTTTGGCATGCGCGACCTGAGCGAGCCGGATTTCGTCGGGATACGCAGGGCGGCGCTGGCCGATGGCATGGCCGAGGTGGCGTTCGGCACGGAGCGCGCAGCGCTCTACCGCATCGGCAGCGGCAACCAGGTTGGGCTGGTGGCCGTCCCGATGCCGGCCCCTGCCGAGGAGATCGAGGCGCCGGGCACGGCGCCAATACCTGAGCCAACCGCGGATGCCGCCCCGGCATCACCACCCCCCGTGGACGTTGCCGCTGGGCCCGCGGTCGTGACTTCGCCTCCTCTTCCGATGGATGCAATGACTGAACGCCAAACCGACGACGAATCCCCCGCGCTGTCGAAAGCGCCGGCCGAGTTCCTGCTGATCGACGATCCGGCCGAGGCCGACCTATTCAAGGCGTCGGCGCCGCAAACGGAAGATCACGCGCATCCTGCCGATTCCGGCGCGGCCGACCCTTCAGTCGGCCGCCGCCATCCGCTCCGATTTTCCTGGCAGATGGATGCCGAGGGACGGTTCTCGATCGGCTCCGATGAATTCATCCGCCTGATCGGGCGGCACAGCGCCGCCAAGCTCGGCCGTCCCTGGCATGAGCTCACTGCATCGTTAGGCCTCGATCCCGAAGGGCGGGTCGGTGCCGCGATCGAAACGAAAGAGACCTGGAGCGGGATCGTCGTCAGCTGGCCCGCCGAGGGCGAGCGGCTTGCGGTCGAATTGTCGGGACTGCCTGTCCTGACGGACGAAAGAACCCATGCCGGCTATCGCGGCTTCGGCGTCTGTCGCGACCTCGACGCCCTGGACCGGCTGGCCGCACTGCGTCGCCCCGCATCGACCGATGCAGCCGCGACCGATGCTCCGGACGCCGACGAAACCGAACCTGCCCAATCCGACCATGTGCAGGCCGCAGATGTGCCGCCGCAGCAGGACAACGTCACTGCGTCATCGCGTGAGGCTTCCATTGCGCCGGACGTACACCACATCGACGGTATCGGGCTCGAAACGACCGGGAACGTGGTCCCGTTCCGCGCTCCGGGCGAGTCCAAGCATCCGGTGCTCACGCCGGTGGAGAACAGTGCGTTCCATGAACTCGCGCGTCAGCTGTCGGCCCGGCTCGAAGGCGAGATCCGCAACTCAGCCGCGGGCGTCGCGAGTGCGGCGCTCGAGCCGGGATCGCGCGTGAGCGATCCGTCGGTCCCGCCGCAGCAGCAGGCTCCGTCGGCGACGGAAACGGCGACCGATCATGGCGCGGAGCTGCAGACCGAATGGCTCAGCCCCGAGGAGCCGCCGGCCCAGGGCGACAGTCAGCGTGACCGCATCCTGCTCGACCTGCTGCCGACGGGCATGCTGATCTACCGGCTCGATCGTCTGCTCTATGGCAATCCGGCCTTCTTCAGGCAGATGGGCTACGCCGATCTTGCGGCCCTGGAGCAGGCAGGCGGGCTCGATGCGCTCTATGTCGAGCCGGGCGTGTCGTCCGCGTCGAACAAGTCGGAGGCCGGCACCCCCGTCACGATCTCGGCCGCCGACGGCTCCTCCAGCGAGGAGGTGAAGGCGGAAGCCCGCCTGTTCACGATCACCTGGGACGGCGATACCGCCCATGCCCTGATCTTCGCTCCGGCGCCCGGCACCGCAGCCGCGGTTCCGACGGCCGCCGACGCCGCACCGATGTCGGCGCAGGCCTCGGCTGCACCGGCCCCCCTGGTCGTGGCCCCGCCTCCGGCCGCCGGCCACGCCGAAGCCGAAGATCTTGCGGCGATCCTCGACGTCACAGCCGAGGGCATCCTGATGTTCGACGCCGGCGGCAACATCCACGCCTGCAACCGCAGCGCCGAGGCGCTGTTCGGCTACGATGGCGCGGCGCTGGTGCGCCGTAACCTGATTGAGCTGTTCGCGCCGGAAAGCGCCCGCCTCGTGCTCGATGACCTCGACAGCGTGCAGCAGGCCGGCGCGTCGAGCGGGCTCGATCAGGGCCGCGAGGTGCTCGGGAAGGTCGCTCAGGGCGGCGTCATTCCGTTGTCGATGGCAATTGGCCGGACCCGGCCCGGCGGTCCGAATTTCTTTGCCGTGTTCCGCGACCTGTCGCAACTCCATCGCGGCGATAGCGAGTTGCTGCAGGCTCGTCGCGTGGCCGATCGGGCCGCCAACGCCAAGGCCGACATGCTGGCCCGGATCAGCCACGAGGTGCGCGCGCCGCTGAACGCGATCATCGGCTTTGCCGAGGTCATGATCGGCGAACGTTTCGGCACGATCGGCAACACGCGCTACGCCGAATACATGAAGGACATCCGCGCCTCGGGCGAGCGCGTCGTCTCCCTGATCGACGATCTCTTGGAGCTGTCGCGCATCGAGACCGGCAAGCTCGAGCTCACCTTCACCAGCCAGAACCTCAACGAGCTGGTGGAGAACTGTGTCGCAGTGATGCAGCCGCAGGCCAACCGCGCCCGCATCATCATCCGCACCTCGCTGTCGCAACTGCTGCCGCCGGTCATCGCCGACACAAGGGCGCTGCGCCAGATCGCGATGAACCTGATCTCGGCCTCGATCTCGCTGGCAAATCCCGGCGGCCAGGTCATCGTCTCGACCGCGCTGACCGATTTCGGCGAGGTCGCGCTGCGCGTGCGCGACACCGGTCATGGCCTGAACGATCAGGAGGTGGCCGCCGCGCTCGAACCGTTCCGTGCGCCCTCGGCTTCCGAGCAAGGCCCCGATGGCGCCGGTCTCAGCCTGTCGCTCACCAAGGCGCTGGTCGAAGCCAACCGGGCGCAGTTTCATATCAAGGCGGCGCCGAAATCCGGCACGTTGATCGAGGTGGTGTTTCCCCGCGCCGTGGCGCGCAATCAGAGCACTGGTTGA
- a CDS encoding formylglycine-generating enzyme family protein, whose amino-acid sequence MLLAFKLKLTIACVVGLAGPTAMAPILADLPNRVADFDGPALTEIAPGTISYRDSGDHLRSGRQAEAPITTVRFDHPLTIMTNQVSAADYHACVEAHACRALDRNVPIASDRPAVQVSWHDAVAYAEWLSHRTGHSYRLPTDTEWAYAAGSRFKDDGVSIDDADPSRRWIARYEREAALQEDSETRGFGSFGINEHGIADLAGNVWEWTSTCFTRKMQDSAGRVTKTVSNCGVRLAEGAHRAYVTDFIRDARAGGCASGTPPANLGFRLVREQPSWSRSMTQRLSRLLGAIRA is encoded by the coding sequence ATGCTGCTCGCTTTCAAGCTCAAGCTCACCATCGCCTGCGTCGTCGGATTGGCTGGCCCGACCGCAATGGCACCGATCCTTGCCGATCTGCCAAACCGCGTTGCGGACTTCGACGGCCCCGCCCTCACCGAGATCGCACCTGGTACGATCAGCTACCGCGACTCCGGTGACCATCTCCGCAGCGGGCGGCAGGCCGAAGCGCCCATCACGACGGTCCGCTTTGATCATCCGCTGACGATCATGACGAACCAGGTCAGTGCCGCGGACTACCACGCCTGCGTCGAAGCGCATGCGTGCCGCGCGCTCGATCGCAACGTTCCCATCGCCAGCGATCGCCCGGCCGTGCAGGTGAGTTGGCATGACGCGGTGGCCTACGCCGAATGGCTCTCACACCGGACCGGCCACAGCTATCGTCTGCCGACCGATACCGAGTGGGCCTATGCAGCGGGCAGCCGCTTCAAGGACGATGGCGTCTCGATCGACGACGCCGATCCCTCCCGACGCTGGATTGCCCGCTACGAGCGGGAAGCCGCGCTGCAAGAGGACTCCGAGACGCGCGGCTTCGGCAGCTTCGGCATCAACGAGCACGGCATTGCCGACCTCGCGGGTAATGTCTGGGAGTGGACCTCGACCTGCTTCACACGCAAGATGCAGGATAGTGCAGGTCGCGTCACCAAGACCGTCAGCAATTGCGGCGTGCGGCTGGCCGAAGGCGCGCATCGAGCCTACGTGACCGACTTCATCCGCGACGCGCGCGCCGGCGGCTGCGCCTCCGGCACGCCACCTGCCAATCTCGGCTTCCGGCTGGTCCGCGAACAGCCCTCATGGAGCCGCAGCATGACGCAGCGTCTCAGCCGGCTCCTCGGCGCCATTCGCGCCTGA
- a CDS encoding Crp/Fnr family transcriptional regulator, with amino-acid sequence MASIDRSLVAHLPLFAGLSAEDLTDVLREARSLRVPRNGAVFEQGADATSFFLLLHGHVRASKTTPTGDQIVVRYVVPGDTFGVAPAIGLQHYPATATAVDDSIVLAWPSASWPRLVAKFPSLAANTLQTVGQRLQESHARVIEMSTQQVEQRIAHALLRLANQAGRKLDHGVQIDFPISRQDIAQMTGTTLHTVSRILSGWEQLGLVESGRQKIVLREPHKIVLLAQQGAGDAAASRT; translated from the coding sequence ATGGCTTCCATCGACCGTTCGCTGGTCGCGCATCTGCCGCTGTTTGCAGGGCTGTCCGCTGAGGATCTCACGGACGTGCTGCGGGAGGCCCGCTCCCTTCGCGTCCCCCGCAACGGCGCGGTGTTCGAGCAGGGCGCCGATGCGACCTCGTTCTTCCTGCTGCTCCACGGTCATGTCCGCGCCAGCAAGACGACGCCCACCGGCGACCAGATCGTGGTGCGCTATGTCGTGCCAGGGGACACGTTCGGCGTCGCCCCCGCCATCGGACTCCAACATTATCCGGCGACAGCGACCGCCGTCGATGACAGCATCGTGCTGGCCTGGCCGTCCGCCTCATGGCCGCGGCTGGTCGCGAAGTTCCCATCGCTGGCGGCGAACACGCTGCAGACGGTCGGCCAGCGGCTGCAGGAAAGCCATGCGCGCGTGATCGAAATGTCGACGCAGCAGGTGGAGCAGCGCATCGCGCATGCGCTGCTTCGGCTCGCCAACCAGGCCGGCCGCAAGCTCGATCATGGCGTGCAGATCGATTTCCCGATCAGCCGGCAGGACATTGCGCAGATGACCGGGACGACGCTGCACACGGTGAGCCGCATCCTCTCCGGCTGGGAGCAGCTCGGCCTGGTCGAAAGCGGCCGTCAGAAGATCGTCCTGCGCGAGCCGCACAAGATAGTGCTGCTGGCGCAGCAGGGCGCCGGCGACGCGGCCGCATCCCGCACCTGA
- the hemN gene encoding oxygen-independent coproporphyrinogen III oxidase, with protein sequence MRPDLAACYGQERLPRYTSYPTAPHFSNAVGPSTYAEWLRAIPASATASLYLHVPFCRSMCWYCGCNTMVAKRDEPIAVYESALRCEVDMVARQIGRRLQVGHIHFGGGTPTIMAPESFVDLVGSLRHSFFVLPSAEIAIEIDPRTLTAEMIAALGVSGVNRASLGVQSFDPRVQQAINRVQSFEQTAAATNGLRQAGVAGINFDLIYGLPHQSVESCLDTVRRAIDLRPDRLSVFGYAHVPSFKTHQRKIQDSALPDSLERYDQACAIADALKDAGYVQIGLDHFALPTDPMTIAFREGRLHRNFQGYTTDTNDLLLGFGASAIGQLPQGYVQNAPQVRAYEQKIASGSLATVKGYGLTDDDRLRADIIERIMCDYGVDLDVICTRHGTDADDMLRSAPRLQSLISDGVVELNGGTLAVSEHSRFLVRSVAAAFDAHLDASKQLHSRAV encoded by the coding sequence ATGAGACCAGATCTTGCAGCATGCTACGGACAGGAGCGCCTCCCGCGCTACACCAGCTATCCCACGGCGCCTCATTTCTCCAACGCGGTCGGCCCGTCCACCTACGCAGAATGGCTGCGCGCGATACCAGCAAGCGCGACGGCATCGTTGTACCTGCACGTGCCCTTCTGTCGCTCGATGTGCTGGTATTGCGGCTGCAACACCATGGTCGCCAAACGCGACGAGCCGATTGCGGTCTACGAATCGGCACTACGTTGCGAGGTCGACATGGTGGCGCGCCAGATCGGCCGGCGGCTGCAGGTCGGGCACATTCATTTCGGCGGCGGCACGCCGACCATCATGGCGCCGGAGTCCTTCGTCGATCTCGTCGGATCGCTGCGCCATTCCTTTTTCGTGTTGCCATCGGCGGAGATCGCCATCGAGATTGATCCGCGCACGCTGACGGCGGAGATGATCGCGGCGCTGGGGGTGAGCGGGGTCAATCGCGCCAGCCTGGGCGTGCAGAGTTTCGATCCGCGGGTGCAGCAGGCCATCAACCGCGTGCAGAGCTTCGAGCAGACTGCGGCGGCCACGAACGGGTTGCGTCAGGCCGGTGTTGCCGGCATCAACTTCGACCTGATCTACGGACTGCCGCATCAGAGCGTCGAGTCCTGTCTCGACACCGTCCGGCGCGCCATCGACCTGCGCCCCGACCGGCTCTCCGTGTTCGGCTACGCTCATGTGCCATCGTTCAAGACGCACCAGCGCAAGATTCAGGACTCGGCGTTGCCGGACAGTCTGGAACGCTACGATCAGGCGTGCGCGATCGCTGACGCGCTGAAGGACGCAGGCTACGTCCAGATCGGGCTCGATCATTTCGCCTTGCCCACGGACCCGATGACCATCGCGTTCCGCGAAGGCCGGCTGCATCGTAATTTCCAGGGCTACACGACCGATACCAATGATCTGCTGCTCGGCTTCGGCGCCTCGGCGATCGGACAGCTGCCGCAAGGCTATGTCCAGAACGCGCCGCAGGTCCGGGCCTATGAGCAGAAGATCGCGTCCGGCAGCCTCGCGACCGTGAAAGGCTATGGACTGACCGATGACGACCGCCTGCGGGCGGACATCATCGAGCGCATCATGTGCGACTACGGCGTGGATCTCGACGTCATCTGCACCCGCCATGGCACGGACGCCGACGACATGCTGAGATCGGCGCCGCGGCTGCAATCGCTGATCTCCGACGGTGTGGTGGAGCTCAACGGCGGTACGCTCGCGGTGAGCGAGCATTCCCGGTTCCTGGTGCGCAGCGTCGCTGCGGCGTTCGATGCGCATCTCGACGCGTCGAAGCAGCTGCACAGCCGGGCGGTCTGA
- a CDS encoding DUF1858 domain-containing protein, giving the protein MEARMPISFDELVDDVMRRRPETIGVFLAFQMRCVGCPIACFHNVADACHEHGVDPDAFLAALCACT; this is encoded by the coding sequence ATGGAGGCGCGCATGCCAATCTCCTTCGATGAACTGGTCGACGATGTCATGCGGCGAAGGCCGGAGACGATCGGCGTCTTTCTTGCTTTCCAGATGCGTTGCGTCGGTTGCCCGATCGCCTGTTTTCACAACGTCGCGGATGCCTGCCACGAGCATGGCGTCGATCCCGACGCGTTCCTCGCGGCCCTGTGTGCCTGCACGTGA
- a CDS encoding phasin family protein, with amino-acid sequence MTDDGRRFEIPKDMRAMAAAGFNQARQTFEKFLAGAEATAGSLEHRSTTVRAGAKDIGAKVLSYAEKNVQSSLDYAQSLVHAKDLPEVLRLHGEFVQGQMRSLAEQASEMGQAIGKVAIDATKPKA; translated from the coding sequence ATGACCGACGACGGGCGACGATTCGAGATTCCGAAAGACATGCGGGCGATGGCGGCGGCAGGCTTCAACCAGGCACGTCAGACGTTCGAGAAGTTCCTGGCTGGAGCGGAGGCGACGGCCGGCTCGCTCGAACACCGCAGCACGACGGTGCGGGCCGGGGCCAAGGACATCGGCGCCAAGGTCTTGTCCTACGCTGAAAAGAACGTCCAGTCGTCGCTCGACTACGCCCAATCGCTGGTGCACGCCAAGGACCTGCCCGAGGTGCTGCGGCTGCACGGCGAATTTGTTCAGGGCCAGATGCGGTCGCTCGCCGAGCAGGCAAGCGAAATGGGGCAGGCCATCGGC
- a CDS encoding NnrS family protein, whose protein sequence is MAIPRNYQGWTVLANGFRPFFLLGALQAALAILIWLPAFYGELKLSSGFVPRDWHVHEMLYGYLPAIVTGFLFTAIPNWTGRLPIRGLPLLTLVLVWTAGRLAVTVSALGPWWAALLIDASFLVLVVLAAAREIVAGRNWRNLPVVAIVTVLCAGNIAFHVEAHLRGSADYAIRVGVAVIVLLLALIGGRITPSFTRNWLVKHNPGRLPAPFGRFDIAVVLFSALSLLGWILVPESAPTALALAAAGMLHVVRLARWAGDRTLRERLLVILHVGYMFVPLGFLLTAAASLGWILPSAGLHAWMVGAAGITTLSVMTRATLGHTGQALTAAPATQAIYLAIIIAAVTRICAAVAPAHGEVLLHVAALAWIVAFAGFVLVFGPLLLGLKRRSLAVRRAGSAQPVL, encoded by the coding sequence ATGGCCATTCCACGCAACTATCAGGGCTGGACCGTCCTCGCCAACGGGTTCAGGCCGTTCTTCCTGCTCGGCGCGCTCCAGGCTGCGCTGGCGATCCTGATCTGGCTCCCGGCCTTTTACGGTGAGCTGAAGCTGAGCTCGGGCTTTGTCCCCCGAGACTGGCACGTGCACGAGATGCTCTACGGCTACCTGCCGGCCATCGTCACCGGCTTCCTGTTCACGGCGATCCCGAACTGGACCGGACGGCTGCCGATCCGGGGCCTGCCGCTGCTCACCCTGGTGCTCGTATGGACGGCCGGACGACTGGCCGTCACGGTGTCGGCGCTGGGTCCCTGGTGGGCCGCGCTGCTGATCGATGCGAGCTTCCTCGTGCTCGTCGTCCTGGCCGCGGCGCGCGAGATCGTCGCCGGGCGCAATTGGCGCAATCTGCCGGTGGTCGCGATCGTCACGGTGCTGTGCGCCGGCAACATCGCCTTCCACGTCGAGGCCCATCTGCGTGGCTCGGCCGATTACGCGATCCGCGTCGGCGTTGCCGTGATCGTGCTGCTGCTCGCGCTGATCGGCGGCCGCATCACGCCGAGCTTCACGCGCAACTGGCTGGTCAAGCACAATCCCGGCCGGCTGCCGGCGCCGTTCGGCCGCTTCGACATCGCGGTCGTGCTGTTCAGCGCGCTGAGCCTGCTCGGCTGGATCCTGGTTCCTGAGAGCGCGCCGACCGCGCTCGCGCTGGCTGCGGCCGGCATGTTGCATGTGGTGAGGCTCGCGCGCTGGGCCGGCGATCGCACCTTGCGCGAACGGCTGCTGGTCATCCTGCATGTCGGTTACATGTTCGTTCCGCTCGGCTTCCTGCTCACGGCGGCCGCCAGCCTCGGATGGATTCTGCCCAGCGCCGGGCTGCATGCCTGGATGGTCGGAGCCGCCGGCATCACGACGCTTTCCGTGATGACGCGGGCCACGCTCGGCCACACCGGCCAGGCGCTGACGGCCGCGCCCGCGACCCAGGCGATCTATCTGGCGATCATCATCGCAGCGGTGACGCGGATCTGCGCCGCAGTGGCGCCGGCGCACGGCGAGGTGCTGCTGCACGTCGCGGCGTTGGCCTGGATCGTCGCATTCGCCGGCTTCGTCCTGGTGTTCGGTCCGCTTCTGCTCGGTCTCAAGCGTCGGTCACTGGCCGTGCGGCGGGCGGGATCGGCTCAACCAGTGCTCTGA
- the nirK gene encoding copper-containing nitrite reductase translates to MLTRRTAMFSAAIAAMMLAAPAMAEDLKLPRQKVDLVAPPFVHAHEQATKQGPKIMEFKLVVQEKKMVIDEKGTTFQAMTFNGSMPGPLMVVHEGDYVEVTLVNPATNSMPHNIDFHSATGALGGGALTLVNPGEQVVLRWKATRTGVFVYHCAPGGPMIPWHVVSGMNGAVMVLPRDGLNDGRGHALRYDRVYYIGEQDLYVPRDEKGNFKSYDSPGEAYSDTEEVMRKLTPTHVVFNGKAGALTGKNALTANVGENVLIVHSQANRDSRPHLIGGHGDYVWETGKFSNAPETGLETWFIRGGSAGAALYKFLQPGIYAYVTHNLIEAANLGATAHFKVEGKWNDDLMTQVKAPADIPTGTTN, encoded by the coding sequence ATGTTGACCCGCCGCACCGCCATGTTCAGTGCAGCCATCGCCGCGATGATGCTTGCGGCTCCCGCGATGGCCGAGGACCTCAAGCTGCCGCGCCAGAAGGTCGATCTGGTGGCTCCGCCGTTCGTGCATGCGCACGAGCAGGCGACGAAGCAGGGGCCCAAGATCATGGAGTTCAAGCTCGTGGTCCAGGAAAAGAAGATGGTGATCGACGAGAAGGGCACCACCTTCCAGGCCATGACGTTCAACGGCTCGATGCCAGGCCCGCTGATGGTGGTCCATGAGGGCGACTATGTCGAGGTGACCCTGGTCAATCCCGCGACCAACAGCATGCCGCATAACATCGACTTCCACTCCGCGACCGGAGCGCTGGGCGGCGGCGCGCTGACCCTGGTCAATCCGGGCGAACAGGTCGTGCTACGCTGGAAGGCGACGCGGACCGGCGTGTTCGTCTATCACTGCGCCCCCGGCGGACCGATGATCCCCTGGCATGTCGTCTCCGGCATGAACGGCGCCGTGATGGTGCTGCCGCGCGACGGTCTCAATGACGGCCGCGGACACGCGCTGCGCTACGATCGCGTCTACTACATCGGCGAGCAGGACCTCTACGTCCCGCGCGACGAGAAGGGAAACTTCAAGTCCTACGACTCGCCCGGCGAAGCCTATAGCGACACCGAGGAGGTCATGCGCAAGCTCACGCCGACCCATGTGGTGTTCAACGGCAAGGCCGGCGCGCTCACCGGAAAGAATGCGCTCACGGCCAATGTCGGCGAGAACGTTCTGATCGTGCACTCGCAGGCGAACCGCGACAGTCGTCCGCATCTGATCGGCGGCCACGGCGACTATGTCTGGGAGACCGGCAAATTTTCCAACGCGCCGGAGACCGGGCTCGAGACCTGGTTCATCCGGGGCGGCTCGGCAGGCGCCGCGCTCTACAAATTCCTGCAGCCCGGCATCTACGCCTACGTCACCCACAACCTGATCGAGGCGGCCAATCTCGGCGCGACGGCCCATTTCAAGGTCGAAGGCAAGTGGAATGACGACCTGATGACGCAGGTCAAGGCCCCGGCGGACATTCCGACCGGCACGACGAACTGA